The nucleotide sequence TTCTGAGGTTCTGGGCACCTTCGCCATTGTGTTTTGTGGCACCGGCGCCATCATCATCAACCAGGAAACGCACGGCGCCATCACGCATGTGGGCGTGGCCATGACGTTCGGGCTCATCGTGAGTGCCATGATTTACGCGCTGGGCAACGTGTCGGGCGCCCACTTCAACCCGGCCGTGACGGTGGCTTTCACCATTGCGGGGCGGTTTGCGGGGCGGCAGGTGCTGCCCTACATCGTTAGCCAGCTAACCGGGGCCGTGCTGGCCAGTGCGGTGCTGCGCTACCTGTTTCCGGCCAACGCGCTGCTGGGGGCCACGCTGCCGACCGGTGCCGAGGGGCAGTCGTTTGTGTTAGAATTCATCCTCACCTATTTCCTGATGCTCGTGATTCTGAACGTGGCCTGTGGCTCCAAGGAGCAGGGCTTGTTTGCGGGGCTGGCCATTGGGGCGGTGGTGCTGCTGGAAGCTATGTTTGCGGGGCCCATCTGCGGGGCGTCCATGAACCCGGCCCGCTCGGTGGCGCCGGCGCTGGTGTCAGGGCACCTGGAGCATCTGTGGCTGTATCTGGTGGCGCCTACCGTGGGCGCCATTGCGGCCGTCTTTACCTGGCAGTTCCTGACGCGGCCGGCGGTGCCGGTGGAAGAGTGCGAGTAGGCCTTAAAAGCTCGTGCTCCATGAAAGACACAATCAAGTTCCTCAATAGCTCCTTTGGCGTTGCAGTAGCAGCATTGCTACTGTATTTCTCCTGGTGGCTTTTCGTTGTGCATTTTCTCTACTGGAAGGAATACTCTGAGGATAGTGGCAACGCAGCTGGTACCGCGGCTCTATTCATGGATTATGTTACAATTGCGTTGCTGGTTATGTATGAAATCGGCTTCCTCATAGCGGCTATTCAGGCCACGTCTAAACGACCTTTTTATCTGGTTATATCCTTCGTTTTACTACTGCCAATGGTTGGCATTTGGCTATTCGAAACCTATGGCCGGAAGTAGCAGGAAGTGAAAAACATGTAGAATACGCTATAATTCGTTGCAGGCAGAGGTCTGTTGCGGGCTATTCATTCAGCTATGCTTGCCTCCCGCTGCACTTCTGCCAAAAACTCCGTAGCATTGCTTAGCCGGCCCCGGGCCGGCTTTTTTTCTTTCTACCCCGCCCCTGCATGGCTGCTCCCGTTACGTCCTCCACCCCGCTTGCCCCTGTCGGCACCACCCGCTCCTACGCGGGCCCGATGGTGCTGATGACCACCCTGTTCTTTCTATTCGGGGCCGTCACCAACTTCAACGACGTGCTCATGCCCTACCTCAAGGACGTGTGCCAGCTCACCGATTTCCAGTCCACGGCGGTGCAGTCGGCCTTCTTCGGGGCATATTTCCTGATGTCGTTGCCGGCGGGCAAGCTGCTGGAGCGGATGGGGTTCAAGCGCGGCATTGTGCTGGGGCTGCTGATTATGGCCTGCGGGGCGCTGCTGTTCGTGCCGGCCGCCAACTCGCGCACGTTCGGGCTGTTTCTGCTGGCGCTGAGCTTTTTGGGCGCCGGCATCACGCTGCTGCAGGTGGCGGCCAACCCCTACGTATCGGTGCTGGGGCCAGCGCGCACGGCGGCCAGCCGGGTGAGCATCGTGGGCGTGGCCAACGGGCTGGGCGGCACCATTTCGCCGCTTATCGGGGGCCTGATTCTGTTCGGAGGCTCGGCGGTGCTGAAGGCCCAGCTGGCGCAGCTGCCGCTGGAGCAGCGCCTCACCCAGGAAGCCACGCTGGTAAAGCCGCTGTATCTGGGGCTGGCCGTGTTTCTGGCGGTGCTGGCGGCGCTGTTTTTCCTGGTGCGCCTGCCCGAGGTGGAAAGCCTGCCCGCCGATGAGGAAGCTGCCGCCGCGCAGGCCGCCGCCGAAACCGGCCGCCGCTCCGCCCTCGACTTCCGCCACCTGGCCCTGGGCGTGGTGGCCATCTTCACCTACGTGGGCGTGGAAGTGGGCATCGGCTCGTTTATCATCCGCTACGGCGAAAGCCAGAACATCAGCCAGCTCAGCGGCTTCACGCAGGAGCTGGTGCGCGGCCTGAGCGTGGCCACCAGCTGGGCCGCCGCTTTGTTCGGCAACACCCCCGACCCGATTGATACTAGCGGCGGCTTCACTAAGGCCGTGGGCGCGGTGCTGGTGTCGTCGTACTGGTTTGGGGTGATGGTGGGCCGCATTGTCGGTATTCCGCTACTCACCCGCTTCGATGCCCGCAAGCTGCTGGCCGGGGTTTGCGCCGCCGGCACGCTGTTCGTGCTGCTCTCCATCCTGAGCTCCGGCGAAACCGCGCTGTGGCTGGTGGTGCTGTGCGGCCTCTGCAACGCCATCATCTGGCCGGTGGTGTTTCCGCTGGCCATTACGGGCCTGGGCAAATTCACCAAGCAGGGCTCGTCGTACCTGATTATGGCCATCGTGGGCGGGGCCATTATTCCGCCGCTGATGGGGCTGCTGGCCACGCACGGCGGCGGCATCCGGGTGGCGTTTGTGCTGCCGGCCCTCTGCTATGCCTACCTGCTGTTCTACGCCCTGAACGGCTACCGGGTGCGGTAACCTGAGTATCTCGCTGGAATCTCGCTTCAGGCGGGTCAGAAAACGGCAGCCGGCCGGTTTCTGACCCGCTTTTTTTTTGGCCCGATATGCCACCCCCAGCACCTGAGGGCACATTGCCGGGTAGGCCGGAAGCCGGCGGCTGTTTTTGTTGAACTTTTCCTTATCAAAAGCTAAACATTGAAACATATTAATTCTTTAATCAAGTGTAATTTCATTCTCACCCCCAACTCCTTACCTCATGAAAACGGTATTACTCGACATCATGCGTATTCCGGTTGACGACCCAGTGGCGTTTACCTTTTTCACGGGGTATATGGCCATGGCCGCTGCCTCCGTCTTCTTTCTGTTTGAGCGCAGCACCGTGGCCGACAAATGGAAAACTTCCCTGTTGGTTTCGGGCCTGATTACGGGCATTGCGGCCGTGCATTACTACTACATGCGCGACTACTACGTCAGCACCAACGAAACCCCCATTGCCCTGCGCTACATCGACTGGACCCTGACCGTGCCGCTGATGGTGGTGGAATTCTACCTGCTGGTGCGGGCGGCGGGGGCCAAGGCGTCACTGCTCTGGAAGCTGATTCTGGCGGCCGTCATTATGCTGGTCTTCGGCTACATCGGCGAGGCCTTTACGGATGGCTCCATGGGCCACTCGGTGCTGTGGGGCTCCCTTTCCACGCTGGGCTACGTGTACATTCTGTACTCGGCCTGGATGGGCGAAGTAGCGCAGCTGGCGGCGGCCTCCAACTCGGTGGCCGTGCAGAAGGGCGTACGGGCGCTGGCCTGGTTTATCCTGGTCGGGTGGGCCATCTACCCCATCGGCTACATGGCCATGCCCGGCGGCTGGCTCGGTCCGGACGGAGCCGGCCTGCTCCGCCCCCACGACCTCGACCTGCTCTATAACATTGCCGATGCCATCAACAAAATCGGCTTCGGCTTGGTGGTCTACGGCATTGCCCGCAGCGAATCGGCGGTGAAAGTGGCGCCGGCCAACGCCGCTTCGGTGGTGTAGCTCCGGCAGGCCTTCCCGGCAAATCCCGCTTTTTGGAATTCACCGGCCGGCAGGCTGAGTTGCCCGACCCCGGCCAGCTCAGCCTGTTTGCCTTTCCACCCGTTTCCTATGCGTCCTTTCCTTCGTGCCAGCACCGCCGCCCCCGCCTGGCCTCCACGCTATTATTCCTACGCGGCCGTGCTGCTGTTCATTGCGCTGGGGCGGCTGTTTCCGGCGCACGCCGGGCTGGTGCTGGGTTTGCCGCTGGCCGTGGGCATGGTGGCGCTGGGCGTAGCCCACGGCGCCTGCGACCAGCTGGTGGTGCCGGCCCTCGTCCCAACTGGCAACGCCCTGCGCACCTGGCGCTACTGGGGGCGGTTTCTGGGCGGCTACTTGGGGCTGGCAGCGGTGGTAGGGCTGCTCTGGTGGCAATGGCCCGCCGCTACTGTGGCTCTGTTTTTCCTGCTGACTATGTGGCACTGGGGCTCGGCCGATGCGCCTGGCCCCACGCAGGTGCCCGTGGCCCAATGGCTGAGCCACAGCCTGCTGCGGGGCATGCTGCTGTTTGCCGTGCCCGCCATCTGGTGGCCCACCGAAACGGCCGGCATCGTAAATGATTTGCTGCGTTTCACGGGGGCGCGTCCCGTTGCCTTGCCACAGTTTGGAGCGGTAGCGGGCGTGCTGGGCACGGTGGTAGCGGTCGGGCACGGGCTGCTCTGGCTCTGGTATGCCCGGCACCGGCGCTGGGCGCTGCTGCAACGCGAGCTAACGGAGCTGCTGGTCCTGGGAATGTTGCTGCTGCTGCTGCCGCCGCGCTGGTCGGTGGTGGTGTACTTTGTGTTCTGGCACAGCTTGCAGCACGTGCTGCGCCTCACGGGCTGGCTGGGCTACGGCAGCTCCGCCCTCCGTTCCCGCCAAGCGCTGCTGTCGCAGCTCTGGTTTTTCCTGCGCCAAGCTGCGCCCCTGCTGCTGCTTAGCTGCGCCGCGCTGCTGGTAGTGGGCCGCCTGCTGGCCAGCCGCCTGCCCGACGCGCCGGCCTGGTTTAGTTTGGCGCTGGTAGTGGCCTCTATCGTGACACTGCCGCACGCGCTGCTCGTGACGCTGGTGATGGATGCCCCCCAGCGGATGCGCGCTGCGGCCCGCCCCGCCGCCTGATCTGCCCCGGGCTCCGCTGACGTGCCGCCCCCTTCCCACAAGGCCCCGCCGGGCCCCGAGGGAGTGGGGCGGCATTTGTGTGGGCAGGAGCCGGCCACAACCCGTTACCTTTGCCCGGCAACCCTTTCCGCTTACTGCTACCGCTATGGCCCCGGCTCCCGTTCTGGAACACCACGTTTCGCTTCGCCCCTACAACACGTTTGGCCTCGATGTGCAGGCGCGCCTGTTTGCCCGCTTCCACTCCGTAGACGAGCTGCGCGCGCTGCTGGCGCTACCCGAGGTGCAGGCCGCCGAAAAGCTGGTACTGGGCGGTGGCTCCAACCTGCTCTTCACCCAGGATTTCGACGGCGTAGTGCTCAAAAACGAAATCCGCGGCCTGGAAATCATCAGCCAGGACGATGAATCGGCATTGGTGCGCTCCGGGGCCGGCGAGAGCTGGCACGGCCTCGTGCAGTACGCCCTCGACCAGGATTTGAGCGGCATCGAAAACCTATCGTTGATTCCGGGTACGGTGGGCGCTGCGCCGCTGCAGAACATCGGGGCCTACGGGGCCGAGCTCAAGGACACGTTTGAGCAGCTAGAGGCGTTGGAAACGGCCACCGGCCAGTTGCGCACGTTTTCGGCCCAGGAGTGCGGCTTCGGCTACCGCGAAAGTGTGTTCAAGGGGGCGCTGAAAAACCAGTACATCGTGACCGGCGTGCTGCTGCGCCTGCACCGCCGCGCCCAGCCCAACGTGCGCTACGGCGACATTCAGACCACCCTGCAGGACATGGGCGTGGCCGACGAGCCCACGCCGCGCCAGGTGAGCGAGGCCGTGAGCAGCATCCGGCGCAGCAAGCTCCCCGACCCGGCCCAGATCGGCAATGCCGGCTCGTTCTTCAAAAACCCAGAAATCTCGCAGGCCCGCTTCGATGAGCTGAAAGCCCGCTACGAAGGCCTGCCCGGCTACCCCGTGCCCGGCGGCGTGAAAGTGCCGGCCGCCTGGCTAATAGAGCAATGCGGCTGGAAAGGCCTGCGCCGCGGCCCCCACGGCGTGCACGACCGGCAGGCGCTGGTGCTCGTCAACCACGGCGGCGCGCAGGGCCAGGACATCCGCGACCTGGCTTACGAAATCATTGCCTCAGTTCGGGAAAAGTTCGGCATCGAGCTGCATCCCGAAGTAAATATTATGTAAGCTTTATATAATCTATTGGCGACCTAGTCAGGAATTTGCAGCTTTGCGGCCAACGACGCACCTTGCGTCCCATTCTGCAACTCCCGCTTCCTGCATGTTTCTGCGCCGGCCCGCCCTGTTTCTTTGCTTCCTGCTTTTATCACTGACTGTTTCACCGGCCTGGGCGCAGGCGCCGCAGTTTCTGCGGCTGGGGCAGGCCCGGCGGGCCGCGCTGGGGTCGGTGCTCCTTGTGCGCGGCGTGGTGGCCAACGGGCCCGAACTGGGCGGCGTGCGTTACCTGCTCGACCAGACCGCCGGCCTAGCGGCCTATTCCAACGTCCCGGCCTTTGTGGCGCTGCAGCCCGGCGACAGTGTGGAGCTGCAGGGCACGCTGCGCAACTACAACGGGCTGCTGGAGCTCACCACCATCACCCGGGCCCGGCGGCTGGCCCAGCACCGCCCGCTGCCACTGCACGAGGTAGCCTTCGAAGACCTAGCCAGCGTCTACGACGAAGCCTTTGAGAGCCGCCTGGTGCGTATCACCGGCGTACCGTTTCTGACCACCATGGCCGGGGTAACGGCGCGCACCCTGACGGCCAGCACCAGCTACCTGCTGGGTGGCCAGCACGGGGCCGTGCTGCGGGTGCAGGCCACGGCCGGCGGGGTGCAGGGCCTGGTAGGGGCCCCAGCGCCCAGCGGCGAGTTTTCGGTGATGGGCCTGATGGGGCAGTACGCGCCCGGCGGGGGCCGTGGCTTCTACCAACTGCTGCCCCGCTCCTACGCC is from Hymenobacter yonginensis and encodes:
- a CDS encoding Brp/Blh family beta-carotene 15,15'-dioxygenase, producing MRPFLRASTAAPAWPPRYYSYAAVLLFIALGRLFPAHAGLVLGLPLAVGMVALGVAHGACDQLVVPALVPTGNALRTWRYWGRFLGGYLGLAAVVGLLWWQWPAATVALFFLLTMWHWGSADAPGPTQVPVAQWLSHSLLRGMLLFAVPAIWWPTETAGIVNDLLRFTGARPVALPQFGAVAGVLGTVVAVGHGLLWLWYARHRRWALLQRELTELLVLGMLLLLLPPRWSVVVYFVFWHSLQHVLRLTGWLGYGSSALRSRQALLSQLWFFLRQAAPLLLLSCAALLVVGRLLASRLPDAPAWFSLALVVASIVTLPHALLVTLVMDAPQRMRAAARPAA
- a CDS encoding sugar MFS transporter; translation: MAAPVTSSTPLAPVGTTRSYAGPMVLMTTLFFLFGAVTNFNDVLMPYLKDVCQLTDFQSTAVQSAFFGAYFLMSLPAGKLLERMGFKRGIVLGLLIMACGALLFVPAANSRTFGLFLLALSFLGAGITLLQVAANPYVSVLGPARTAASRVSIVGVANGLGGTISPLIGGLILFGGSAVLKAQLAQLPLEQRLTQEATLVKPLYLGLAVFLAVLAALFFLVRLPEVESLPADEEAAAAQAAAETGRRSALDFRHLALGVVAIFTYVGVEVGIGSFIIRYGESQNISQLSGFTQELVRGLSVATSWAAALFGNTPDPIDTSGGFTKAVGAVLVSSYWFGVMVGRIVGIPLLTRFDARKLLAGVCAAGTLFVLLSILSSGETALWLVVLCGLCNAIIWPVVFPLAITGLGKFTKQGSSYLIMAIVGGAIIPPLMGLLATHGGGIRVAFVLPALCYAYLLFYALNGYRVR
- the murB gene encoding UDP-N-acetylmuramate dehydrogenase; its protein translation is MAPAPVLEHHVSLRPYNTFGLDVQARLFARFHSVDELRALLALPEVQAAEKLVLGGGSNLLFTQDFDGVVLKNEIRGLEIISQDDESALVRSGAGESWHGLVQYALDQDLSGIENLSLIPGTVGAAPLQNIGAYGAELKDTFEQLEALETATGQLRTFSAQECGFGYRESVFKGALKNQYIVTGVLLRLHRRAQPNVRYGDIQTTLQDMGVADEPTPRQVSEAVSSIRRSKLPDPAQIGNAGSFFKNPEISQARFDELKARYEGLPGYPVPGGVKVPAAWLIEQCGWKGLRRGPHGVHDRQALVLVNHGGAQGQDIRDLAYEIIASVREKFGIELHPEVNIM
- a CDS encoding bacteriorhodopsin-like, with the protein product MKTVLLDIMRIPVDDPVAFTFFTGYMAMAAASVFFLFERSTVADKWKTSLLVSGLITGIAAVHYYYMRDYYVSTNETPIALRYIDWTLTVPLMVVEFYLLVRAAGAKASLLWKLILAAVIMLVFGYIGEAFTDGSMGHSVLWGSLSTLGYVYILYSAWMGEVAQLAAASNSVAVQKGVRALAWFILVGWAIYPIGYMAMPGGWLGPDGAGLLRPHDLDLLYNIADAINKIGFGLVVYGIARSESAVKVAPANAASVV
- a CDS encoding aquaporin; the encoded protein is MQRYVSEVLGTFAIVFCGTGAIIINQETHGAITHVGVAMTFGLIVSAMIYALGNVSGAHFNPAVTVAFTIAGRFAGRQVLPYIVSQLTGAVLASAVLRYLFPANALLGATLPTGAEGQSFVLEFILTYFLMLVILNVACGSKEQGLFAGLAIGAVVLLEAMFAGPICGASMNPARSVAPALVSGHLEHLWLYLVAPTVGAIAAVFTWQFLTRPAVPVEECE